The following are encoded in a window of Bacillus xiapuensis genomic DNA:
- a CDS encoding M4 family metallopeptidase, whose protein sequence is MPKKLATAVLGTALLFSSSFAADALGASNPFSQMQLTQKQLDKQKNIPSFLSGKLSETKVKNENDALTFLENKRAIFKVNPHAELSFIKKETDELGMTHYEFIQTINGVAVDGSNFAIHTNKEGYIVATNGTLHPKARTSVKDTKAAIPETKAIDLAWKHIKVSKADTIVHLDQSLLAAPKSEVSDTNEKSDLVIYEKDGQYHLTYKIQLQFIQPYGANWQIYVDAKDGQIVDSYNAATNAASTGTGIGVLGDKKTLNTYFSNNTYTLYDTTKPMNGVIETRTAANQSRLPGGYSADSDNSWVDKSQGADTDAHFYAGKVYDYYKNVHNRNSWDGNGATIRSTVHYGKGYNNAFWNGSQMVYGDGDGRIFAPLSGSLDVVAHEITHAVTDTTADLEYRNQSGALNESFSDVFGYFLDPDYLIGEDVYTPGKPGDALRSMSNPEAYGQPSHFKDYVYTTGDNGGVHTNSGIPNKAAYYTIEGIGKDKAEKIYYRALSTYLTPTSSFSNARAALLQSAADIFGANGAEYQAVQNAWDQVGVS, encoded by the coding sequence ATGCCAAAAAAACTAGCTACTGCTGTACTAGGAACTGCTCTCTTATTCAGCTCAAGCTTTGCTGCCGATGCTCTGGGTGCCTCAAATCCTTTCAGTCAAATGCAGTTAACACAAAAACAGCTTGATAAGCAAAAAAACATTCCTTCTTTTTTATCGGGCAAGCTGTCTGAGACTAAGGTGAAGAATGAAAACGATGCGCTTACATTTCTTGAAAACAAACGGGCTATTTTTAAGGTTAATCCCCATGCAGAGCTGTCGTTCATTAAGAAAGAAACCGACGAGCTGGGAATGACTCACTATGAATTTATCCAAACGATCAACGGCGTGGCTGTCGATGGTTCTAACTTTGCTATTCATACGAATAAAGAAGGCTACATTGTCGCCACAAACGGAACTTTGCACCCGAAAGCAAGGACAAGCGTCAAGGATACAAAGGCCGCTATTCCCGAAACGAAAGCCATTGATTTAGCTTGGAAGCATATTAAAGTTTCGAAAGCAGACACAATCGTTCACCTCGATCAATCTTTATTAGCCGCGCCGAAAAGCGAGGTAAGTGACACGAATGAAAAAAGTGATTTAGTAATCTATGAAAAGGACGGACAATACCATTTAACCTATAAAATACAGCTGCAATTTATTCAGCCATATGGAGCCAACTGGCAAATTTACGTAGATGCGAAGGATGGTCAAATTGTTGATTCCTATAACGCGGCTACCAATGCCGCCTCAACTGGCACAGGCATCGGAGTGCTTGGCGACAAAAAAACTTTAAACACTTACTTTTCCAATAACACTTATACCCTGTACGATACAACCAAGCCGATGAACGGTGTAATTGAAACGCGCACAGCAGCTAATCAATCCAGACTTCCGGGCGGCTATTCAGCAGACAGCGACAATTCATGGGTGGATAAATCACAAGGTGCTGATACAGATGCTCATTTCTATGCCGGCAAAGTATATGATTATTACAAGAATGTTCATAACCGCAACAGCTGGGATGGAAATGGAGCTACCATCCGTTCAACTGTCCATTATGGAAAAGGGTATAACAATGCTTTTTGGAATGGGTCACAAATGGTTTACGGAGATGGTGACGGTCGAATCTTCGCGCCATTATCGGGCAGCCTAGATGTCGTTGCCCATGAAATTACCCATGCAGTCACGGACACAACGGCTGATTTAGAATACCGCAATCAGTCAGGTGCTTTAAATGAATCGTTCTCTGATGTATTCGGCTATTTCCTTGATCCTGACTATTTAATAGGAGAGGATGTATACACTCCTGGAAAGCCGGGTGATGCTCTGCGAAGCATGTCCAATCCAGAAGCATACGGACAGCCGAGCCACTTTAAAGACTATGTCTATACAACTGGGGATAACGGCGGGGTCCACACAAACAGCGGGATTCCAAATAAAGCAGCTTATTATACAATCGAAGGGATCGGGAAAGATAAAGCCGAAAAAATCTATTATCGCGCGCTTTCCACTTATTTAACGCCAACAAGCAGCTTCAGCAATGCTCGCGCCGCCCTTCTTCAATCAGCAGCAGACATTTTCGGTGCCAATGGAGCAGAATATCAAGCCGTTCAAAACGCTTGGGATCAAGTAGGCGTCAGCTAA
- a CDS encoding LTA synthase family protein, whose protein sequence is MKKEQNVSSLNKPLIFFSLAVVLLWMKTYIAYQIEFDLGIDNMMQQFLLFINPVSSAILFIGFALFAKGRRAFKWMIAIQLLLSVLLYANIAYYRFFTDFITLPTLTQTSNISSITLSIGALFKPYDVLYFLDAIILIVLFLSKRVSPQPVKINRRQRAAVFLAAIGLFTVNLILAEIDRPQLLTRTFDRNYIVKYLGMYNFTIYDAVQSTKASTQRALADSSDVAEVQNFTKSLYAKPDPNYFGKAKGKNVIFVHLESLQNFIIDYKLNGKEVTPFINSLTRDPNMFYFNNFFHQTAQGKTADAEFMLENSLFGLPKGSAFSTKGGNTYQAAPAILGQKGYTSAVFHGNTRSFWNRDNIYKSFGIDRFFDSSYYDMNEKDVMNYGLKDKPFFEQSIPLLETVKQPFYAKFITLSNHFPYPMDQEEATIEKHHTGDASVDGYFQTARYLDEAVKQFFTYLKKSGLYDNSVIVMYGDHYGISDNHNKAMSTVLGKEVGAFENTQLQRVPLLIHVPGVKGGLQEQYGGQVDIMPTLMHLLGVDTKKYLHIGTDLLSPDHQQVVPFRNGDFISKDVTAINGKYYRTLTGEPLKETAEIKQIEEFVDKRLQVSDKIVNEDLLRFHKPKGFKPVDPDDYDYTNRQETENAN, encoded by the coding sequence ATGAAGAAAGAACAAAATGTCTCTTCTCTTAATAAGCCGCTCATCTTCTTCTCTTTAGCCGTCGTCCTGCTTTGGATGAAAACGTATATTGCTTATCAGATAGAATTTGATTTAGGCATAGATAACATGATGCAGCAGTTTTTGTTATTTATAAATCCGGTAAGTTCAGCCATATTATTTATTGGCTTTGCTTTGTTTGCTAAAGGAAGAAGAGCGTTTAAATGGATGATTGCTATACAGCTTTTGTTATCCGTTTTATTGTATGCCAACATTGCTTATTATCGTTTTTTTACGGATTTTATTACGTTGCCGACTTTGACACAAACATCCAATATCAGCAGCATTACTTTGAGCATAGGCGCGTTATTTAAACCATATGATGTGCTTTATTTTCTGGATGCTATTATTTTAATCGTTTTGTTCTTATCAAAAAGGGTCAGCCCGCAGCCGGTGAAGATCAATCGGCGCCAAAGAGCAGCGGTCTTTTTAGCAGCTATTGGTTTGTTCACGGTGAATTTGATCTTAGCTGAAATTGATCGGCCGCAGCTGTTGACAAGAACATTCGACCGGAATTATATTGTCAAGTATTTGGGAATGTATAATTTCACTATTTACGATGCCGTTCAAAGCACAAAAGCATCTACGCAGCGGGCACTAGCCGACAGCAGTGATGTAGCGGAAGTGCAGAACTTTACGAAATCGCTTTATGCCAAGCCCGATCCAAACTATTTTGGCAAGGCGAAAGGAAAGAATGTTATTTTCGTTCATTTAGAGTCATTGCAAAATTTTATAATTGATTATAAATTGAACGGGAAAGAAGTCACGCCGTTTATCAATTCTTTAACGCGTGATCCGAATATGTTCTATTTCAATAATTTCTTCCACCAAACCGCTCAAGGAAAAACAGCGGATGCAGAATTTATGCTGGAGAATTCATTGTTCGGTTTACCGAAAGGATCTGCCTTTTCGACAAAGGGCGGAAATACGTATCAGGCGGCGCCAGCGATTCTGGGACAGAAAGGGTATACTTCCGCTGTATTCCACGGCAATACGAGATCGTTCTGGAACCGCGATAATATTTATAAATCATTTGGCATAGATCGCTTTTTTGATTCAAGCTATTACGATATGAATGAAAAGGATGTCATGAATTACGGATTAAAAGATAAACCGTTTTTTGAACAGTCCATCCCTCTTTTAGAAACCGTTAAGCAGCCGTTCTATGCGAAATTTATTACGCTGTCCAATCACTTCCCTTATCCGATGGATCAAGAGGAAGCGACGATTGAAAAGCATCATACAGGTGACGCTTCTGTCGACGGTTATTTCCAAACAGCGAGATACCTGGATGAAGCGGTGAAACAATTTTTCACCTATTTAAAGAAATCCGGTTTATACGATAACTCCGTAATCGTTATGTATGGCGATCATTACGGGATTTCGGATAATCATAATAAAGCGATGTCCACTGTGCTAGGCAAAGAAGTGGGCGCTTTTGAAAACACCCAGCTACAGCGCGTTCCGTTATTGATCCATGTTCCAGGTGTCAAGGGAGGCCTTCAGGAGCAATATGGAGGGCAAGTAGATATTATGCCGACGCTGATGCATTTGCTGGGTGTGGATACGAAGAAATATCTTCATATAGGAACGGATTTGCTGTCACCGGATCATCAGCAAGTCGTGCCATTCCGCAACGGCGATTTTATTTCTAAAGATGTAACGGCGATTAACGGCAAGTATTACAGAACCTTAACAGGAGAACCGTTAAAAGAAACAGCCGAAATCAAACAGATAGAAGAATTTGTTGACAAAAGGTTGCAAGTATCAGATAAAATCGTCAATGAAGATTTATTGCGATTCCATAAGCCGAAGGGGTTTAAACCAGTCGATCCGGATGATTATGACTACACCAACCGTCAAGAAACTGAAAACGCGAACTAA
- a CDS encoding NAD(P)/FAD-dependent oxidoreductase has translation MKKYCVIGAGILGASTAYHLAKAGAEVVIIDRKDKGQATDAAAGIVCPWLSQRRNKAWYRLAKAGAKYYPSLIAELENFGLSDTGYAQVGAICLHHDHEKLLKMKERALKRRVDAPEIGNIRLLSTDEAKALFPPLADGYEAVHVSGAARVDGRALRDSLLQAAKKLGAELITGDARIVSFKNKAAAVQAGEELIDCQKIIITAGAWASELLEPLGIRFRVSAQKAQIIHLRLPKAETGEWPVVMPPSDQYILAFHDRIIAGATHENGVGFDVRITAGGLQELLNKALQTAPGLHDSTFLEARVGFRPHTPGFLPVIGSLPVAEDILIANGLGASGLTMGPYIGGQLAKLAMGQELNLPLSDYEVAGAIESFHS, from the coding sequence ATGAAAAAATATTGTGTAATTGGAGCTGGAATTCTCGGAGCCTCCACCGCCTACCATCTGGCGAAAGCAGGAGCTGAAGTAGTCATTATCGACCGCAAGGACAAAGGACAAGCGACGGATGCTGCTGCTGGCATAGTCTGCCCTTGGCTATCCCAGAGAAGAAACAAGGCGTGGTACCGGCTGGCAAAAGCTGGGGCTAAATATTACCCAAGCCTGATTGCTGAATTAGAAAATTTCGGATTAAGCGACACCGGCTATGCACAGGTTGGAGCAATTTGTCTTCACCATGACCATGAAAAGCTTTTGAAAATGAAAGAACGCGCTTTAAAGCGGCGGGTAGATGCTCCTGAAATCGGAAACATCCGCCTCCTGAGCACAGATGAAGCTAAAGCTCTGTTCCCGCCGCTTGCCGATGGCTATGAAGCCGTTCATGTCAGCGGAGCAGCAAGAGTAGACGGACGTGCCCTTCGAGATTCTTTATTGCAAGCCGCAAAAAAACTAGGCGCAGAACTCATAACCGGAGACGCCCGCATCGTTTCCTTTAAAAACAAAGCGGCAGCAGTTCAAGCAGGCGAAGAACTCATCGATTGCCAAAAAATAATAATTACAGCGGGCGCTTGGGCAAGTGAATTGCTAGAGCCATTAGGCATTCGCTTCCGCGTTTCTGCTCAAAAAGCGCAAATCATTCATCTGCGGCTTCCGAAAGCCGAAACAGGCGAATGGCCGGTTGTTATGCCGCCGAGTGATCAATATATATTGGCATTTCATGACCGGATTATCGCCGGAGCCACACATGAAAACGGGGTCGGCTTTGATGTGCGCATAACAGCCGGCGGTCTGCAAGAGCTCTTGAACAAAGCTTTGCAGACCGCTCCCGGATTGCATGATAGTACCTTCTTAGAAGCAAGGGTTGGTTTTCGTCCGCATACGCCCGGCTTTCTTCCTGTTATTGGCTCCCTTCCTGTCGCTGAAGACATTCTGATTGCCAATGGACTGGGCGCTTCCGGCTTAACGATGGGCCCATACATCGGCGGCCAGCTTGCCAAGCTTGCCATGGGCCAAGAACTGAACCTGCCTCTTTCTGACTATGAGGTAGCTGGGGCTATTGAATCATTCCACTCGTAA
- the tnpA gene encoding IS200/IS605 family transposase, with protein MEDYRRTTTTVSFINYHLVFCPRYRRKIFLDNKVEKRFKEMVHEICEPLKIQVIALECDKDHAHMFLNVLPTLSPANIMAKIKGVTSKQLREEFPHLRHLPSLWTRSYFVSTAGNVSSQTIKRYVEQQKTRG; from the coding sequence ATGGAAGATTATAGAAGAACTACTACAACCGTATCATTCATTAACTATCATTTGGTGTTTTGTCCTCGATACAGAAGAAAAATATTTCTTGACAACAAGGTAGAAAAGAGATTCAAAGAAATGGTGCACGAAATATGCGAACCACTAAAAATACAAGTGATTGCTTTAGAATGTGACAAAGACCATGCACACATGTTTCTCAATGTACTACCTACACTAAGTCCTGCAAACATCATGGCAAAAATCAAAGGAGTGACATCTAAACAGTTGCGAGAAGAATTTCCGCACCTGCGACACCTGCCAAGTTTGTGGACACGTTCTTATTTTGTTTCTACTGCTGGAAACGTATCAAGTCAAACTATAAAGCGATATGTTGAACAACAAAAAACAAGGGGGTGA
- a CDS encoding ClpX C4-type zinc finger protein → MTNHSIPEDEVSKRIAEIERLSHLCEKKVSASASPDKQIFFKGMAMAFTSSALKFKGQFDEKETDENLIEQFYNAASKTEHLDNRLEDVCKYACSFCGRSKEEAGELALGPAVSICESCLQFGKSVIAAQMTAKE, encoded by the coding sequence ATGACAAATCACTCTATTCCAGAAGATGAAGTTTCCAAAAGGATTGCAGAGATTGAACGATTAAGCCATTTGTGTGAAAAGAAGGTGTCTGCATCAGCTTCACCGGACAAGCAGATATTCTTCAAAGGCATGGCCATGGCTTTTACTTCCAGCGCCTTAAAATTCAAAGGCCAATTTGATGAAAAGGAAACGGATGAGAACCTTATTGAACAGTTTTACAACGCTGCAAGCAAAACCGAACATCTTGACAACAGGCTGGAAGACGTCTGCAAATATGCTTGTTCCTTTTGCGGCAGAAGCAAGGAGGAAGCAGGCGAGCTTGCTTTGGGTCCGGCTGTATCCATATGTGAAAGCTGTCTGCAATTCGGCAAGAGCGTCATTGCAGCTCAAATGACGGCAAAGGAATAA
- a CDS encoding aspartyl-phosphate phosphatase Spo0E family protein, giving the protein MMGKMESYNELTDEIVFKRNQMIETGLLKGLSHQETVKQSQELDELINRYQSLFKSKDQPCIVEFFAYAPRS; this is encoded by the coding sequence ATGATGGGGAAAATGGAATCTTACAATGAACTAACGGATGAAATTGTTTTCAAACGGAATCAAATGATCGAAACAGGATTGCTGAAAGGACTGAGTCATCAGGAGACCGTCAAACAAAGCCAGGAATTGGACGAGCTGATCAACCGGTATCAGAGCCTTTTCAAATCAAAAGATCAGCCTTGCATCGTAGAATTTTTCGCTTATGCTCCCAGATCATAA
- a CDS encoding cold-inducible protein YdjO-related protein, giving the protein MSFYNNRRKEPLPSENVDTWECPEEDCNGWMRKDFAAETPPPCPFCGAQMISGTRYIPPLKNTSLHKD; this is encoded by the coding sequence ATGTCTTTTTATAATAATAGGCGCAAGGAACCTCTGCCAAGTGAAAATGTGGATACATGGGAGTGTCCTGAGGAAGACTGTAACGGCTGGATGAGAAAAGACTTCGCTGCCGAAACTCCTCCGCCATGCCCGTTTTGCGGAGCACAGATGATATCAGGCACTCGTTATATCCCGCCATTAAAAAATACCAGTTTACATAAGGATTAG
- a CDS encoding aspartyl-phosphate phosphatase Spo0E family protein, which yields MNTGYLDEELMMQIDDLRQLLIAAGMKKGIHDLETLQFSEELDKLILQFQLLSSS from the coding sequence GTGAACACAGGATATCTTGACGAAGAATTAATGATGCAAATAGATGATTTACGTCAATTATTAATTGCAGCAGGTATGAAAAAAGGAATACATGATCTAGAGACTTTACAATTCAGCGAAGAGTTGGACAAGCTGATCCTGCAATTTCAACTGCTTTCTTCTTCCTAA
- a CDS encoding polysaccharide deacetylase family protein: protein MRKRLFTALISIILCTVASSEADAKIRSREEYEKSNNVIWDIQTDEKIVAFTFDDGPHPLYTVQLLNVLAKYNAKATFFVSGIQARKYPFILRRQIKEGHELANHTFSHTYNAKVKPSFLKKELAMTNDIIYQATGFRPSLYRPVGGLYNDRIIHTAAKAGYQVVLWSWHQDTLDWKKPNAKRIAHQVIKGTRPGNIILMHDSGGNRSQTVQAVEKILRQLSKEGYEFVTVSEMIYRSQSILPSYFPLIPR from the coding sequence ATGCGAAAGCGATTATTCACCGCGTTAATAAGTATAATTTTATGTACAGTCGCCAGTTCTGAAGCGGACGCCAAAATCCGCAGCCGGGAAGAATACGAGAAATCAAACAACGTGATCTGGGACATTCAGACGGACGAAAAGATAGTTGCATTCACCTTCGACGATGGCCCCCACCCTCTCTACACTGTGCAATTGCTGAATGTACTGGCGAAATACAATGCGAAAGCCACTTTTTTTGTTTCTGGTATACAAGCGAGGAAATACCCTTTCATTCTTAGAAGACAAATCAAAGAAGGACATGAACTGGCTAATCACACATTTAGCCATACGTATAATGCCAAGGTCAAACCAAGCTTTTTAAAAAAAGAATTAGCGATGACAAACGATATTATTTATCAGGCGACTGGATTTAGGCCTTCACTTTACCGTCCGGTTGGAGGCCTGTACAATGACCGGATCATTCATACGGCAGCAAAAGCAGGCTATCAGGTCGTTTTATGGTCTTGGCATCAAGATACGCTCGACTGGAAAAAACCGAATGCGAAACGAATCGCCCATCAGGTTATTAAAGGAACCAGACCCGGGAATATTATACTCATGCATGATTCCGGCGGAAATCGATCGCAAACCGTTCAAGCAGTAGAGAAAATCCTCAGACAATTATCAAAAGAAGGCTATGAATTTGTCACTGTTTCGGAGATGATCTACCGCTCCCAATCAATTTTGCCAAGTTATTTCCCGCTTATTCCAAGGTAG
- a CDS encoding RNA-guided endonuclease InsQ/TnpB family protein, with amino-acid sequence MSQTITVKIKLLPTKEQDLTLTEMSKTYISTINDLVSEMVKEKKSTKKTSKNIGASLPSAVKNQAIKDAKSVFKKAKKTKLETIPVLKKPTCIWNNQNYSLDFTHISLPIMIDGKAKKTPIRALLIDKENRNFNLLKHKLGTLRITKKSNKWIAQISVTTPTPQKTGFKVMGVDLGLKVPAVAVTDDGKVRFFGNGRQNKYKKRKFRSVRKALGKKKKLNAIRSSKNKEQRWMKDQDHKVSRAIVNFAKENEISVIRIEQLANIRQTTRTSRKNEKNLHTWSFYRLSQFIEYKAKLEGIKVEYVNPVYTSQTCPNCSEKNKAQDRKYKCKCGFEKHRDLVGAMNIRCAPVIDGNSQSA; translated from the coding sequence ATGTCACAAACAATCACTGTAAAAATCAAATTGCTACCTACTAAAGAACAGGATTTGACTTTGACCGAAATGAGTAAAACATACATTTCAACAATCAACGATCTTGTGTCTGAAATGGTAAAAGAAAAGAAAAGCACTAAGAAAACAAGTAAAAACATTGGTGCTTCTTTGCCCAGTGCGGTGAAAAACCAAGCAATTAAAGATGCGAAAAGTGTTTTCAAGAAGGCAAAGAAAACAAAACTTGAAACCATTCCAGTCTTAAAGAAACCTACGTGTATCTGGAACAACCAAAACTACTCTTTGGACTTCACTCATATTTCACTGCCGATCATGATTGACGGTAAAGCCAAGAAAACGCCTATTCGGGCTTTATTAATTGATAAGGAAAATCGAAATTTCAATTTGCTGAAACATAAGTTAGGCACATTGCGTATCACGAAAAAGTCAAATAAATGGATCGCACAAATTTCTGTCACTACGCCTACTCCTCAAAAAACGGGATTCAAGGTTATGGGAGTTGACTTAGGTTTAAAAGTTCCGGCTGTTGCAGTAACTGATGACGGAAAAGTGCGTTTCTTTGGTAACGGCAGACAGAATAAATATAAAAAGAGAAAGTTTCGTTCTGTTCGTAAAGCATTAGGCAAAAAGAAAAAATTAAATGCTATCCGCAGTTCAAAAAACAAGGAACAGCGTTGGATGAAAGATCAAGACCATAAAGTAAGTCGTGCGATTGTTAATTTTGCTAAAGAAAATGAAATCTCTGTCATTCGTATAGAACAATTAGCGAATATCAGACAGACGACAAGAACAAGTCGTAAAAACGAAAAGAATTTGCATACATGGTCCTTTTATCGTCTATCTCAATTTATTGAGTACAAGGCCAAGTTAGAAGGCATTAAGGTTGAATATGTGAATCCTGTTTATACGAGTCAAACATGTCCTAACTGTTCTGAAAAGAACAAAGCACAAGACCGCAAATACAAGTGTAAATGCGGATTCGAGAAACATCGTGATCTAGTAGGTGCTATGAATATTCGATGTGCACCTGTGATTGATGGTAATAGTCAATCAGCATAG
- a CDS encoding fatty acid--CoA ligase, with protein sequence MYLTVGDVLELTVQKFPDKEALYDVKSGRRYTYQEWNEAVNQLAHAFLQEGVQKGDRISAYLFNCEELAIAYFASCKIGAVFTPINYRLMSEEIAYILQEAQPKIVLFERALSPQIKAIEQRFPKVSFWYTDLEVPAFAHSLKEKMETMPADKPVASVNENDVYALMYTSGTTGRPKGVIHRHRDMVEQSLAMIHATNVTERDRGLVTAPMFHCAELHCAFLPRVHVGASQVILHQFQPQKVLSLIQEERITTLFAAPTMWNRLLQEDLLFYDVTSLKLGLYGAAPMAPSLVRECQEKLGIQLVQAYGMTEMGPAISFLQEQEQLTKAGSAGRPCINHEIRIVKPREDGPSEPDDVAAPNETGEIIVRGPSMMAGYFHREKATEKAMYKGWYHSGDIGYFDKDGYLWVCDRVDDMIISGGENIYPREVENVLFEHPGVLDAAVIGETDEIWGEKVTAFIVKKDPALTESDLEEFCRASSHLADYKRPRAYKFVETLPRNASGKIQKFTLRQQTAIREKDEQPKE encoded by the coding sequence ATGTATCTGACGGTTGGTGATGTATTAGAATTAACCGTTCAAAAATTTCCCGACAAAGAAGCATTGTACGATGTGAAGAGCGGCCGCCGCTACACGTATCAGGAATGGAATGAGGCGGTTAATCAGCTGGCTCACGCTTTCTTGCAGGAGGGCGTGCAGAAAGGTGACCGCATCTCCGCCTATCTGTTTAATTGTGAGGAACTGGCGATTGCTTATTTTGCCAGCTGCAAAATCGGTGCTGTATTTACCCCGATTAATTATCGTTTAATGTCGGAAGAAATAGCGTATATTTTACAGGAGGCACAGCCGAAAATTGTCTTGTTTGAACGTGCGTTAAGTCCACAAATAAAGGCTATTGAGCAGCGGTTCCCCAAGGTTTCCTTTTGGTATACTGATCTGGAAGTGCCTGCGTTTGCGCACAGTTTAAAAGAGAAGATGGAAACGATGCCTGCCGATAAGCCGGTCGCGAGCGTGAATGAAAACGATGTATACGCCCTCATGTATACGAGCGGTACAACAGGGCGTCCCAAAGGTGTGATCCATCGCCACCGTGATATGGTGGAGCAGTCGCTGGCTATGATTCACGCGACGAACGTAACGGAGCGGGATCGCGGATTAGTCACTGCGCCGATGTTTCATTGTGCGGAGCTTCACTGCGCTTTTTTGCCCCGTGTGCATGTGGGAGCCAGCCAAGTGATTCTCCATCAATTTCAGCCGCAAAAGGTGCTGTCATTGATTCAAGAGGAGAGAATCACAACATTATTTGCTGCTCCGACGATGTGGAATAGGCTGCTTCAAGAGGATTTGCTCTTCTATGATGTTACTTCACTAAAGCTCGGGTTATATGGTGCCGCTCCGATGGCGCCGTCCTTGGTGCGCGAATGCCAGGAAAAGCTCGGTATCCAATTGGTGCAAGCCTATGGGATGACAGAAATGGGGCCAGCGATTTCTTTTCTGCAGGAACAGGAGCAATTGACAAAAGCGGGTTCGGCCGGACGCCCTTGTATTAATCATGAAATCCGGATTGTGAAGCCGAGAGAAGATGGTCCTTCTGAACCGGATGACGTGGCTGCTCCGAACGAAACAGGTGAAATTATTGTTCGCGGACCGAGTATGATGGCTGGCTATTTTCATCGCGAGAAAGCAACTGAAAAGGCGATGTATAAAGGATGGTACCATTCAGGGGATATCGGTTATTTCGATAAAGACGGCTATTTATGGGTGTGTGATCGCGTTGATGACATGATTATCAGCGGCGGAGAGAATATTTATCCTAGAGAAGTGGAGAATGTGCTGTTCGAACATCCGGGTGTCCTCGATGCAGCGGTGATCGGAGAAACGGATGAAATATGGGGAGAGAAGGTGACGGCCTTCATAGTTAAAAAGGATCCGGCACTTACAGAATCCGATCTTGAAGAATTTTGCAGAGCCAGCTCGCACCTCGCTGATTACAAACGACCTCGAGCCTACAAATTTGTCGAGACGCTTCCCCGCAATGCCAGCGGGAAAATTCAGAAGTTTACTTTGCGTCAGCAAACAGCCATAAGGGAAAAAGATGAACAGCCGAAGGAATAG
- a CDS encoding STAS domain-containing protein, whose amino-acid sequence MVENKEIERLQGEILQLKQQLKEQEQLINDISVPIIPSIIPETILVPITGKLSMTRLELIIDKIIKESYRLSVSEDISSVIIDFTAISKKEIDEIDTFGFYIGNLIDALGLMGKRALFVGFNPDVTQKLIQSGLSVTKQLNSFATFKTALQFLMKEKGMGFEMM is encoded by the coding sequence ATGGTAGAAAACAAAGAAATTGAACGCTTGCAAGGGGAAATCCTGCAATTAAAGCAGCAATTAAAGGAACAGGAACAATTAATCAATGATATTTCTGTTCCGATTATTCCTTCCATTATTCCAGAAACGATACTTGTTCCCATCACAGGAAAACTATCAATGACTAGATTGGAGCTAATCATTGATAAGATTATAAAAGAATCTTACCGCCTTTCTGTATCGGAGGATATTTCCAGTGTCATTATTGATTTTACCGCCATCTCCAAAAAGGAAATAGATGAGATTGATACCTTCGGATTTTATATTGGCAATTTAATTGACGCATTAGGCTTAATGGGAAAACGAGCGCTGTTTGTCGGCTTTAATCCGGATGTGACACAAAAGCTGATTCAATCTGGTTTGTCGGTAACAAAGCAATTAAACAGCTTCGCTACATTTAAAACAGCATTGCAGTTTTTAATGAAAGAAAAAGGGATGGGCTTTGAAATGATGTAA
- a CDS encoding BA3454 family stress response protein: MIEVNVTVSYHGKDYVTNVLAARDADEEEILRSAEEQVEKQWGISEPSPSI; encoded by the coding sequence ATGATTGAAGTCAATGTAACCGTCTCCTATCATGGCAAAGATTACGTCACTAATGTGCTGGCTGCACGAGATGCGGACGAAGAAGAGATCTTGCGTTCTGCAGAAGAGCAGGTTGAGAAGCAGTGGGGAATATCGGAACCATCTCCCAGCATATGA